A single Catharus ustulatus isolate bCatUst1 chromosome 7, bCatUst1.pri.v2, whole genome shotgun sequence DNA region contains:
- the LOC116998973 gene encoding uncharacterized histidine-rich protein DDB_G0274557-like: MCDPNQGPPRPHLAVCPPAPPGYPGPGTGPYPGGVAICPPCPAPPGQQPHVHPPSGHPPHGHQGHHKEHHKKHHKKHHKEHHKEHHKKEHHKKKHCKHHEGKPSGGSCSSSSSSSSSSDSD, translated from the exons GCCCGCCACGACCACACCTTGCTGTATGCCCTCCCGCCCCTCCGGGATACCCCGGTCCTGGCACAGGTCCCTACCCCGGCGGTGTGGCAATCTGCCCCCCATGCCCAGCTCCACCTGGCCAGCAACCCCATGTGCACCCCCCGTCAGGGCATCCTCCCCATGGGCACCAGGGGCACCATAAGGAGCACCATAAGAAGCACCATAAGAAGCACCATAAGGAGCACCATAAGGAGCACCATAAGAAGGAGCACCATAAGAAGAAGCACTGCAAGCACCATGAAGGCAAG CCCTCTGGCGGCTCGTGCAGCTCAAGCAGCAGctcaagcagcagctctgactctGACTGA